Proteins from one Homalodisca vitripennis isolate AUS2020 chromosome 3, UT_GWSS_2.1, whole genome shotgun sequence genomic window:
- the LOC124356966 gene encoding vesicular glutamate transporter 2-like isoform X2 encodes MDNLPHHGHTGHRWMFWKRRRHLVTFLAFLGFFNVYTLRVNLSVAIVAMNSPYNVTLDNGTIVEKQDFDWDSKTQGFVLSSFFYGYIATQILGGWLGACLGGSRVYGVGVAVTALFTLFTPTVANASVFLLLGIRFIEGLFEGVTYPCIHAVWSRWAPPQERARMASIAFSGSFVGTVVAFPVCGFIANSLGWPYIFYITGVIGLIWCAVWWTVVKDKPEDDPHISPEELKFLKESLGGGPNDTAAKHVTYPWAKFLTSMPVWSIVVAHFCENWGFYTLLTQLPTFMKDTLNFQLEKAGFMSSLPYLVMAIIMQFAGTLADWLRNTEVLTTTQVRKVFNCGAFISQTIFMFLAGHLHTANGVILCLVMAVGLGAFAWPAFSVNHLDIAPQYASVLMGLSNTFASIPGIVSPILTGYIVTDKSAEQWQVVFYVASTIYLLGALFYGIFASGERQPWAIEESAPQTTTFQKPDHAYDNKAMSDDPV; translated from the exons GCACACGGGGCACAGATGGATGTTCTGGAAGAGAAGACGTCACCTAGTGACATTCCTCGCGTTCCTGGGGTTCTTCAACGTTTACACTCTCAGGGTGAACTTGAGTGTTGCTATTGTCGCCATGAACTCTCCATACAACGTTACTCTGGACAACGGAACAATTGTGGAG AAACAAGACTTCGACTGGGACTCCAAGACACAAGGATTTGTCCTGAGCTCATTCTTCTACGGGTACATCGCCACCCAGATTCTAGGGGGGTGGCTAGGTGCCTGTCTGGGTGGCAGTCGGGTTTACGGTGTGGGGGTGGCCGTCACGGCACTCTTCACTTTATTCACCCCTACTGTGGCCAACGCCAGCGTCTTCTTGCTTCTGGGGATCAGATTCATTGAGGGTCTCTTTGAG GGTGTCACGTACCCGTGTATCCATGCCGTCTGGTCCCGATGGGCGCCTCCCCAGGAGCGAGCTCGGATGGCTTCCATCGCCTTCTCGGGCAGCTTTGTTGGCACCGTAGTCGCCTTTCCCGTGTGCGGCTTTATCGCCAACTCTCTAGGCTGGCCGTACATCTTCTACATCACAG gGGTAATCGGATTAATATGGTGTGCTGTTTGGTGGACTGTGGTGAAGGACAAACCGGAAGACGATCCTCATATCTCTCCTGAGGAACTAAAGTTCCTGAAAGAGTCTCTTGGTGGTGGACCGAACGACACTGCTGCTAAACAC GTCACGTATCCTTGGGCAAAGTTTCTCACGTCGATGCCCGTATGGTCCATCGTAGTAGCCCACTTCTGCGAGAACTGGGGCTTCTACACTCTGCTCACTCAGCTTCCCACATTCATGAAAG ACACACTCAACTTCCAGTTGGAGAAAGCCGGATTTATGTCATCTCTGCCATACTTGGTGATGGCTATCATCATGCAGTTCGCTGGAACATTGGCTGACTGGTTGAGGAATACGGAAGTGCTCACCACCACACAA GTGCGGAAAGTTTTTAATTGTGGAGCATTCATAAGCCAGACCATCTTCATGTTCCTGGCAGGACACTTACACACAGCTAACGGCGTGATATTGTGTCTGGTCATGGCTGTTGGGCTGGGAGCGTTTGCTTGGCCTGCATTCAG CGTAAACCACCTGGACATAGCGCCTCAATATGCCAGTGTACTGATGGGCCTGTCCAACACATTTGCAAGCATTCCAGGCATTGTGAGTCCTATTCTCACTGGCTACATCGTCACAGATAAG AGTGCGGAGCAGTGGCAGGTCGTGTTCTACGTAGCCAGCACCATCTATCTCCTGGGTGCACTTTTCTACGGGATATTCGCTTCAGGGGAGAGACAACCCTGGGCCATAGAAGAATCTGCACCACAGACGACAACATTTCAGAAGCCCGATCACGCTTATGATAACAAAGCTATGTCTGACGATCCTGTATGA
- the LOC124356966 gene encoding vesicular glutamate transporter 2-like isoform X1 translates to MHFMNICVSLCNVLNKCISGLSQTKEGHTGHRWMFWKRRRHLVTFLAFLGFFNVYTLRVNLSVAIVAMNSPYNVTLDNGTIVEKQDFDWDSKTQGFVLSSFFYGYIATQILGGWLGACLGGSRVYGVGVAVTALFTLFTPTVANASVFLLLGIRFIEGLFEGVTYPCIHAVWSRWAPPQERARMASIAFSGSFVGTVVAFPVCGFIANSLGWPYIFYITGVIGLIWCAVWWTVVKDKPEDDPHISPEELKFLKESLGGGPNDTAAKHVTYPWAKFLTSMPVWSIVVAHFCENWGFYTLLTQLPTFMKDTLNFQLEKAGFMSSLPYLVMAIIMQFAGTLADWLRNTEVLTTTQVRKVFNCGAFISQTIFMFLAGHLHTANGVILCLVMAVGLGAFAWPAFSVNHLDIAPQYASVLMGLSNTFASIPGIVSPILTGYIVTDKSAEQWQVVFYVASTIYLLGALFYGIFASGERQPWAIEESAPQTTTFQKPDHAYDNKAMSDDPV, encoded by the exons atgcattttatgaatatttgtgtTTCTCTGTGTAATGTGCTGAATAAGTGTATAAGTGGATTGAGTCAAACAAAAGAGGG GCACACGGGGCACAGATGGATGTTCTGGAAGAGAAGACGTCACCTAGTGACATTCCTCGCGTTCCTGGGGTTCTTCAACGTTTACACTCTCAGGGTGAACTTGAGTGTTGCTATTGTCGCCATGAACTCTCCATACAACGTTACTCTGGACAACGGAACAATTGTGGAG AAACAAGACTTCGACTGGGACTCCAAGACACAAGGATTTGTCCTGAGCTCATTCTTCTACGGGTACATCGCCACCCAGATTCTAGGGGGGTGGCTAGGTGCCTGTCTGGGTGGCAGTCGGGTTTACGGTGTGGGGGTGGCCGTCACGGCACTCTTCACTTTATTCACCCCTACTGTGGCCAACGCCAGCGTCTTCTTGCTTCTGGGGATCAGATTCATTGAGGGTCTCTTTGAG GGTGTCACGTACCCGTGTATCCATGCCGTCTGGTCCCGATGGGCGCCTCCCCAGGAGCGAGCTCGGATGGCTTCCATCGCCTTCTCGGGCAGCTTTGTTGGCACCGTAGTCGCCTTTCCCGTGTGCGGCTTTATCGCCAACTCTCTAGGCTGGCCGTACATCTTCTACATCACAG gGGTAATCGGATTAATATGGTGTGCTGTTTGGTGGACTGTGGTGAAGGACAAACCGGAAGACGATCCTCATATCTCTCCTGAGGAACTAAAGTTCCTGAAAGAGTCTCTTGGTGGTGGACCGAACGACACTGCTGCTAAACAC GTCACGTATCCTTGGGCAAAGTTTCTCACGTCGATGCCCGTATGGTCCATCGTAGTAGCCCACTTCTGCGAGAACTGGGGCTTCTACACTCTGCTCACTCAGCTTCCCACATTCATGAAAG ACACACTCAACTTCCAGTTGGAGAAAGCCGGATTTATGTCATCTCTGCCATACTTGGTGATGGCTATCATCATGCAGTTCGCTGGAACATTGGCTGACTGGTTGAGGAATACGGAAGTGCTCACCACCACACAA GTGCGGAAAGTTTTTAATTGTGGAGCATTCATAAGCCAGACCATCTTCATGTTCCTGGCAGGACACTTACACACAGCTAACGGCGTGATATTGTGTCTGGTCATGGCTGTTGGGCTGGGAGCGTTTGCTTGGCCTGCATTCAG CGTAAACCACCTGGACATAGCGCCTCAATATGCCAGTGTACTGATGGGCCTGTCCAACACATTTGCAAGCATTCCAGGCATTGTGAGTCCTATTCTCACTGGCTACATCGTCACAGATAAG AGTGCGGAGCAGTGGCAGGTCGTGTTCTACGTAGCCAGCACCATCTATCTCCTGGGTGCACTTTTCTACGGGATATTCGCTTCAGGGGAGAGACAACCCTGGGCCATAGAAGAATCTGCACCACAGACGACAACATTTCAGAAGCCCGATCACGCTTATGATAACAAAGCTATGTCTGACGATCCTGTATGA